The genomic segment ATGACAAATAAAGAGTTTTTATCACTTATTCAAAAAGAGACAAGCAAAAATGACTTCGAAAGATATTTAAAACAACTTGTTTTAAAAAAATTATCTGTTGAAGAAAATCTTGTAATATTTGAAGTAACAAATAAATATATTGCTTCTTGGATAAAGAGCAAATATACAAATCTTATTCAAAACTGCTTTGAAAAAAATATAAATCTTAAACCAGATATTGAAATTAGATTAATTGGTGAAAAAAAGACAAAAAAAGAGACACAAAATAGTCAAATTCAAAATCATACTCCAGAAAGTACGATACTAAATCCTTCATATACTTTTGATTCATTTATAGTTGGTCCTTCAAATCAAATGGCTTATAATGCAGCTTTAGCAGTAGCTTCAAAACCAGGTGTTCAGTATAATCCACTTTTTATATATGGTGGAACTGGTTTGGGTAAAACTCATATTTTACAAGCTATTGGAAACCATGCTTTAGAAAATGATAAAACAGTAATTTATGTAACAATAGAACAGTTTATGAACGATTTTATATTTTCAATAAATAAAAAAAATATGGAACATTTTAGAGAAAAATATAGAAATTGTGATTTACTTTTGATAGATGATGTACAGTTTTTAAGTGGAAAAGAGAGTACTCAAGAGGAATTTTTCCATACTTTCAATGAACTACACAATGCAAAAAAACAAATTGTAATGACAAGCGACAGACTTCCATCTCAAATAGCTGGGCTTGTTGACAGATTAAAATCAAGATTTGAATGGGGACTTACAACAGATGTTCAAATTCCAAAACTAGAAACAAAAATTGCAATTATTGAAAAAAAATCAGAATTAAATGGAATAAACTTAAGTCGTGATATTGTCTCATTTATTGCAACAACTCTTGATAGTTCAATTAGAGAAATTGAAGGTGTTTTAATAAGAATAAATGCTAGTGCATCTTTACTTAACCTTGAAATAAATCTACAAATGGTTCAAAATCTTTTAAAAGATCAAATAAAAGAGAATAAAGAAAATATAAAACTACCAGATATTATAAGTTTAGTTGCAAATGAATTGAATATAAAACCAAGTGATATAAAATCTAAAAAAAGAACTTCTAGTGTAGCAAATGCACGAAGAATAGTTATATATCTTGCACGTGAATTAACTCACAATTCAATGCCAGATATTGCAAAATTCTTAGAGATGAAAGACCATAGCTCAATTTCTCATAATGTTAAAAAAACAACAGAGCTAATTGAAAAAGATGAAAACTTTAAATTGATAATTCAAAATTTAAAAAATAAATTAATAAACAAGGAGTAATAGTTAGATGTGTGAAAAGATGTGAATATATATTAGATTTTAATCACTATATTAAACATCGATATTATAGTGCTTAGAACAGTATTTACATCTTTTCACATAGACTACTACTAATACTTGAAAATAAATAAAAAATAGGAGAAAAAAATGAAGCTAGTAATAAACAAATCTACTTTTGAAAATGTTGTAAGTCAAATGCAACCATTTTTAGAAAAAAAAGATTCAAGTGCAATTACATCTCATTTATATTTAGAAATTGCAAATAGCAAAATGACTATAAAAGCTACTGACTATGAAATTGGTCTTGAAGTTACAATTGATGCTATAAGTAATTTTGAAGATGGAAAAACAACAGTAAATGGAAATAATCTATTAGGATTTATTAAAAGACTAAAAAATGAAGATATCACTTTAGAAACTAGTTCAAATAACTTAATAATAAAACAAGGTAAATCAATATTCAAATTACCAAGCTATGATCCAAATGAATATCCAACTATAAACAAATATGAAAATTTAAAAGATTTATCTATTTCTACAATCAATTTTATAAATTCAATTAAAAAAATATCTCCAGCAATAGATAACAACAATCCAAAATTTGAATTAAATGGAGCTTTACTAGATATAAAAAGCCAAAAAATAAATTTTTGTGCAACAGATACTAGAAGATTAGCAATGAATAGTTTAGAAAATATGTCAAATGAAGAAGTACAATTAATTATTCCAAAAAAAGCTATTTTTGAAATTCAAAAACTATTTTTAGATAATGCAAAAATATCTTACGATAATACAAATTTAGTAATTTCAAATGAAAATACAACTTTTTTTACAAAACTTATAAACGGAAAATATCCAGATTATGAAAGAATTATTCCATTAAATCTTAAAAATAATCTATATATTCCAAAAAATATATTTATTGAATCTATAAAACTTATTACATCTTTAAATTCAAATATAAAAATTACATTTACAACTCAAGCTATTATTTTTGAATCTTTAGATACAGATAGTGTTGCAAATACACAAGTTGATATAGATTTAAATATTCCAAATGATTTTTACATAGCAGTAAATGCAAAATATATTTTAGATTTTTTAAGTATGACAACAAGTGATAAGATTAAAATAGGATTTAATGAATCAAATCTTCCATTTTATTTAGAAGATAACAAATTTATCACAATTGTAATGCCAATAGTTTTAGAAAAATAAAAGGAAAATAAAATGTCAGATTATGGTGCTAGTAATATTAAAGTTTTAAAAGGTCTTGAAGCTGTTAGAAAAAGACCAGGGATGTATATTGGAGATACAAATATAAATGGTCTTCATCACTTAGTTTATGAAGTTGTTGATAACTCAATAGATGAGGCAATGGCTGGATTTTGTAGAAATATTAAAATAACACTTACTAAAGATGGATGGGCAAAAATTGAAGATGATGGAAGAGGAATTCCA from the Aliarcobacter cryaerophilus ATCC 43158 genome contains:
- the dnaA gene encoding chromosomal replication initiator protein DnaA, coding for MTNKEFLSLIQKETSKNDFERYLKQLVLKKLSVEENLVIFEVTNKYIASWIKSKYTNLIQNCFEKNINLKPDIEIRLIGEKKTKKETQNSQIQNHTPESTILNPSYTFDSFIVGPSNQMAYNAALAVASKPGVQYNPLFIYGGTGLGKTHILQAIGNHALENDKTVIYVTIEQFMNDFIFSINKKNMEHFREKYRNCDLLLIDDVQFLSGKESTQEEFFHTFNELHNAKKQIVMTSDRLPSQIAGLVDRLKSRFEWGLTTDVQIPKLETKIAIIEKKSELNGINLSRDIVSFIATTLDSSIREIEGVLIRINASASLLNLEINLQMVQNLLKDQIKENKENIKLPDIISLVANELNIKPSDIKSKKRTSSVANARRIVIYLARELTHNSMPDIAKFLEMKDHSSISHNVKKTTELIEKDENFKLIIQNLKNKLINKE
- the dnaN gene encoding DNA polymerase III subunit beta, which produces MKLVINKSTFENVVSQMQPFLEKKDSSAITSHLYLEIANSKMTIKATDYEIGLEVTIDAISNFEDGKTTVNGNNLLGFIKRLKNEDITLETSSNNLIIKQGKSIFKLPSYDPNEYPTINKYENLKDLSISTINFINSIKKISPAIDNNNPKFELNGALLDIKSQKINFCATDTRRLAMNSLENMSNEEVQLIIPKKAIFEIQKLFLDNAKISYDNTNLVISNENTTFFTKLINGKYPDYERIIPLNLKNNLYIPKNIFIESIKLITSLNSNIKITFTTQAIIFESLDTDSVANTQVDIDLNIPNDFYIAVNAKYILDFLSMTTSDKIKIGFNESNLPFYLEDNKFITIVMPIVLEK